A window of Roseovarius sp. THAF27 contains these coding sequences:
- a CDS encoding ABC transporter permease — MTLILSPLAALGRNTLAALAMLGRITLFALSTFSHILRPPYYPREVFNALMQVGWLSLPVVGLTAIFTGGALALQIYSGGARFNAEAVVPQIVAIGMVRELGPVLVGLMIAARVTSSIAAEIATMKVTEQIDALVTLSTHPMKYLVAPRVLAALITVPLLVGVGDIIGILGGYTVGVQNLGFNAATYIQNTVNFLEPLDVISSLVKGAVFGVIAAVMGCYYGMNSGRGAQGVGRATKGSVQAAAILILAANFLLTGVFFSV; from the coding sequence ATGACCCTGATCCTGTCACCCCTCGCCGCGCTCGGGCGCAACACGCTGGCAGCACTTGCGATGCTGGGGCGGATCACGCTCTTCGCCCTCTCGACCTTCAGCCACATCCTGCGCCCGCCCTACTACCCGCGCGAGGTGTTCAACGCGCTGATGCAGGTGGGCTGGCTCTCACTGCCCGTGGTGGGACTCACGGCGATCTTCACCGGCGGCGCGCTTGCCTTGCAAATCTATTCCGGCGGCGCGCGCTTCAACGCCGAGGCCGTGGTGCCCCAGATCGTCGCCATCGGCATGGTGCGCGAATTGGGCCCCGTATTGGTCGGCCTGATGATCGCCGCCCGTGTCACGTCTTCGATCGCCGCCGAGATCGCCACCATGAAAGTGACCGAGCAGATCGACGCGCTCGTCACCCTCTCGACCCACCCGATGAAATACCTCGTCGCCCCCCGCGTGCTGGCCGCCCTCATTACCGTGCCGCTGCTGGTCGGCGTGGGCGACATCATCGGCATCCTCGGCGGCTACACCGTGGGCGTGCAGAACCTCGGCTTCAACGCCGCCACCTATATCCAGAACACCGTCAACTTTCTCGAACCGCTCGACGTCATCTCGTCCCTCGTCAAGGGCGCGGTCTTCGGCGTCATCGCCGCCGTCATGGGCTGCTATTACGGCATGAACTCGGGCCGTGGCGCACAGGGCGTGGGCCGCGCCACCAAGGGCTCGGTCCAGGCCGCCGCCATCCTCATCCTCGCCGCCAACTTCCTGCTGACGGGGGTGTTTTTCTCGGTATGA
- a CDS encoding DMT family transporter, producing MPSAPLFAAILIAVCGSFIAMQAPINSALGRSIDSTLAAATISFGVGFFILLALSIVHGDGPALARAPFVPKYLLIGGALGAVYVWSALWAVPILGVLTTTTVLILGQMIAALLIDHFGFFGLTPRDVSLQRVLAAMLVAAGAVLSRY from the coding sequence TTGCCCTCCGCCCCCCTCTTCGCGGCGATCCTGATCGCGGTCTGCGGGTCCTTCATCGCCATGCAGGCCCCGATCAACTCCGCCCTGGGGCGCTCCATCGACAGCACGCTGGCCGCCGCCACGATCTCGTTCGGCGTCGGGTTCTTCATCCTACTGGCGCTCTCGATCGTCCACGGCGACGGCCCGGCCCTGGCCCGCGCGCCCTTCGTGCCGAAATATCTTCTGATCGGCGGCGCGCTCGGGGCGGTCTATGTCTGGTCCGCGCTCTGGGCGGTGCCGATCCTGGGCGTACTGACCACCACCACCGTGCTGATCCTGGGCCAGATGATCGCCGCCCTGCTGATCGACCATTTCGGGTTTTTCGGCCTGACGCCGCGCGATGTCTCGCTGCAACGCGTGCTCGCCGCCATGCTGGTTGCCGCGGGCGCGGTCCTGTCTCGCTATTGA
- a CDS encoding paraquat-inducible protein A, translated as MLKYLNLTLLVLFPVAWFAPLMRAGLLPLFGLSEISVITGLQSLWDSDVFLALIVTFFALFAPYVKTIGLALIHFGLLRRKTLPVLHVLGKLAMADIFLIAVYITLSKGIGVGRIETAWGLYLFTGCILASLAIGHFTEKPGRVVA; from the coding sequence ATGCTCAAATACCTCAACCTGACCCTGCTGGTCCTTTTCCCCGTCGCCTGGTTCGCCCCCCTGATGCGCGCCGGTCTGCTGCCGCTCTTCGGCCTGTCGGAAATCTCCGTCATCACCGGGCTTCAGTCGCTCTGGGACAGCGACGTCTTCCTCGCCCTCATTGTCACCTTCTTCGCCCTCTTCGCGCCTTACGTGAAGACCATCGGCCTCGCGCTCATCCATTTCGGCCTCTTGCGGCGTAAGACCCTGCCGGTCCTGCACGTCCTGGGAAAACTCGCCATGGCCGACATCTTTCTCATCGCGGTCTACATCACCCTCTCCAAGGGCATCGGCGTCGGCCGGATCGAGACCGCCTGGGGGCTCTACCTCTTCACCGGCTGCATTCTCGCCTCCCTGGCCATCGGGCATTTCACCGAAAAGCCCGGCCGCGTCGTCGCGTAA
- a CDS encoding DNA repair protein: protein MTETFRSVVVIAQYFLNRLAVAVFALAALGLTLATALAAFGVLPWLEFQVGFGGQVYENAGQIAQIGLTVLAVLLCFYLPTNARVMALENSHRRFHMNMQDVTQAYAAAHAADRAGMFRIQSEFDAVRERLAYMREHPDLESLEPQIMEVAAQMSYISRELAEVYSDDKVDRARAFLKQRQQEVEQFNKRLDHAKAVGVRLKQWAQEVEMEESVAVSQLERLRDDLRPILPELGYEEVSDLDGTVVGLPNRAAE, encoded by the coding sequence ATGACCGAGACCTTCCGTTCGGTAGTCGTGATTGCGCAGTATTTCCTGAACCGCCTTGCCGTGGCCGTGTTCGCCCTGGCCGCGCTCGGGCTTACGCTCGCCACGGCGCTCGCCGCGTTCGGCGTCCTGCCCTGGCTGGAATTCCAGGTCGGCTTCGGCGGACAGGTGTATGAAAACGCGGGCCAAATCGCCCAGATCGGCCTGACCGTCCTCGCCGTTCTTCTGTGCTTTTACCTGCCCACCAATGCCCGCGTCATGGCGCTAGAAAACTCGCACCGCCGGTTTCACATGAACATGCAGGACGTCACCCAGGCCTATGCCGCGGCCCACGCCGCCGACCGCGCCGGCATGTTCCGGATCCAGTCCGAGTTCGACGCCGTGCGCGAACGCCTCGCCTACATGCGCGAACATCCCGACCTGGAATCGCTGGAGCCGCAGATCATGGAGGTGGCGGCCCAGATGTCCTACATCAGCCGCGAACTGGCCGAGGTCTATTCCGACGACAAGGTCGACCGCGCCCGCGCCTTCCTCAAGCAGCGCCAGCAGGAGGTCGAGCAGTTCAACAAGCGCCTGGACCACGCCAAGGCGGTCGGCGTCCGGCTCAAGCAATGGGCCCAGGAGGTCGAGATGGAGGAAAGCGTCGCGGTCAGCCAGCTCGAACGCCTGCGCGACGACCTGCGTCCGATCCTGCCCGAACTGGGCTACGAGGAGGTCTCGGATCTCGACGGCACCGTGGTCGGCCTGCCCAACCGCGCCGCCGAATAG
- a CDS encoding ABC transporter ATP-binding protein, producing the protein MIELSDVHKSFGDNHVLRGVNLSIPKGTSMVIIGGSGTGKSVVLKCILGLIQHDSGLITLDGQDVTKGDRDAFLARFGMLFQGGALFDSLPVWQNVAFRLLRGSLKRPWAEAREIAIEKLRRVGLTPEQADKYPAELSGGMQKRVGLARAICAEPEIIFFDEPTTGLDPIMSGVINELIREIVVEMGATAMTITHDMTSVRAIADNVAMLHGGKIRWTGPVARMDNSGDPYLEQFITGSAEGPIESVR; encoded by the coding sequence ATGATCGAGCTTTCGGATGTGCATAAGTCCTTCGGCGACAACCACGTCCTGCGCGGCGTGAACCTGTCGATCCCCAAGGGCACGTCGATGGTCATCATCGGCGGCTCGGGCACCGGCAAATCCGTGGTCCTGAAATGCATCCTCGGCCTCATCCAGCATGACAGCGGCCTGATCACCCTCGACGGCCAGGACGTCACCAAGGGCGACCGCGACGCCTTCCTCGCCCGCTTCGGGATGCTGTTCCAGGGCGGCGCCCTCTTCGACTCGCTGCCCGTCTGGCAGAACGTCGCCTTCCGCCTGCTGCGCGGCTCGCTGAAACGCCCCTGGGCGGAGGCGCGCGAGATCGCTATCGAGAAACTGCGCCGCGTCGGCCTCACCCCCGAACAGGCCGACAAGTACCCCGCCGAGCTGTCGGGTGGCATGCAGAAACGCGTCGGACTGGCTCGCGCCATCTGCGCCGAGCCCGAGATCATCTTCTTCGACGAGCCAACGACGGGCCTCGATCCCATCATGTCCGGCGTCATCAACGAGCTCATCCGCGAGATCGTGGTGGAAATGGGCGCCACCGCCATGACCATCACCCACGACATGACTTCCGTGCGCGCCATCGCCGACAACGTCGCCATGCTCCACGGCGGCAAGATCCGCTGGACCGGCCCTGTGGCCCGGATGGACAATTCCGGCGATCCCTATCTCGAACAGTTCATCACCGGCTCCGCCGAAGGCCCGATCGAATCCGTCCGCTGA
- the radA gene encoding DNA repair protein RadA: protein MGKTASFTCTACGAVHSKWSGRCDACGEWNTIVEEAPLSAGPASKSLGTKRGNAIALSDLSTAEAPPPRTMSGMAELDRVLGGGLVPGSATLVGGDPGIGKSTLLLQAAARFAQAGLKTVYVSGEEASAQVRMRAQRLGLGDAPVKLATATALRDIITTLDRDTPQLVMIDSIQTMWADNVDSAPGSVAQVRAAAHELVTFAKRKGCSVVLVGHVTKEGQIAGPRVVEHMVDSVLYFEGERGHQFRILRAVKNRFGPADEIGVFEMTGAGLAEVPNPSALFLSGRGDPSPGSVVFAGIEGTRPVLVEMQALVAPTPHSQPRRAVVGWDGARLAMILAVLEARCAVPFAGLDVYLNVAGGIRISEPAADLAVAAALLSAREDTALPADCVLFGEISLSGALRPVSQTENRLKEAAKLGFSSAIIPAGGKTGGTGGLSLQRMGDLTSFVGEIFGAG, encoded by the coding sequence ATGGGAAAAACCGCCTCCTTCACCTGCACCGCCTGCGGCGCAGTCCATTCCAAGTGGTCCGGCCGCTGCGACGCCTGCGGCGAATGGAACACCATCGTCGAGGAGGCCCCGCTCTCCGCCGGCCCCGCGTCCAAATCGCTGGGCACCAAGCGTGGCAACGCCATCGCGCTCAGCGACCTCTCCACCGCCGAAGCGCCCCCGCCGCGCACCATGTCGGGGATGGCAGAGCTTGACCGCGTCCTTGGCGGCGGCCTCGTCCCCGGTTCGGCCACGCTGGTGGGCGGCGATCCCGGCATCGGCAAGTCCACGCTGCTGTTGCAAGCCGCCGCCCGCTTCGCCCAAGCCGGCCTCAAAACCGTCTACGTCTCGGGCGAGGAGGCCAGCGCCCAGGTCCGGATGCGCGCCCAGCGGCTGGGCTTGGGCGACGCGCCGGTGAAACTGGCCACCGCCACCGCCCTGCGCGACATCATCACCACGCTCGACCGCGACACGCCCCAGCTGGTCATGATCGATTCGATCCAGACCATGTGGGCCGACAATGTCGACAGCGCGCCCGGCTCCGTGGCCCAGGTCCGCGCCGCCGCGCACGAGCTTGTCACCTTCGCCAAGCGCAAGGGCTGCTCGGTCGTCCTAGTGGGCCACGTCACCAAGGAAGGCCAGATCGCGGGTCCCCGCGTGGTCGAGCACATGGTCGATTCGGTGCTCTATTTCGAGGGTGAGCGCGGCCACCAGTTCCGCATCCTGCGCGCGGTCAAGAACCGCTTCGGCCCCGCCGACGAGATCGGCGTGTTCGAGATGACGGGCGCGGGCCTGGCCGAGGTGCCCAACCCCTCTGCCCTCTTTTTGTCGGGCCGCGGCGACCCCTCGCCCGGCTCGGTCGTCTTCGCCGGCATCGAGGGCACCCGCCCCGTGCTGGTGGAAATGCAGGCGCTCGTCGCCCCCACGCCGCATTCGCAGCCGCGCCGCGCCGTGGTGGGCTGGGACGGTGCGCGCCTCGCCATGATCCTCGCGGTGCTCGAGGCCCGCTGCGCCGTGCCCTTCGCCGGGCTCGACGTCTATCTCAACGTCGCCGGCGGCATCCGCATCTCCGAGCCCGCCGCCGACCTTGCCGTCGCCGCAGCCCTGCTCAGTGCGCGCGAAGACACCGCCCTGCCCGCCGACTGTGTCCTTTTCGGCGAAATCTCTCTGTCGGGCGCCCTGCGCCCGGTGTCCCAGACAGAAAACAGGTTGAAAGAAGCCGCAAAACTTGGTTTTAGCTCCGCAATCATTCCCGCCGGAGGCAAGACCGGCGGCACGGGCGGTCTGTCGCTGCAACGCATGGGCGACCTGACCAGCTTCGTAGGTGAGATTTTCGGCGCCGGGTAG
- a CDS encoding CvpA family protein: MEGFTIIDGIVALIIVLSALLAYSRGIVRELLAIAGWIVAAILAFLFAPQVEPLVKEVPVVGDFLADTCALSMLAAAAAIFAVTLIVTSLITPLFSSVVQRSALGGIDQGLGFLFGVARGVLLVAIAYFVYETVVTSQDIQMIDDSRSARVFAQLTSKVEDGNPEQALGWITQKYEDLVSACDAPAEPVDPQPTETQQQ, from the coding sequence ATGGAAGGCTTCACCATCATCGACGGTATCGTCGCGCTGATCATCGTGCTGTCGGCACTTCTGGCCTATTCGCGCGGCATCGTGCGCGAGCTTCTGGCCATCGCCGGCTGGATCGTGGCCGCCATTCTCGCCTTCCTCTTCGCGCCCCAGGTAGAACCGCTGGTCAAGGAAGTGCCCGTGGTGGGCGATTTCCTCGCCGACACCTGCGCGCTCTCGATGCTGGCCGCCGCCGCCGCGATTTTCGCCGTCACCCTCATCGTGACCTCGCTCATCACCCCGCTCTTTTCCTCGGTGGTGCAGCGCTCCGCCTTGGGCGGCATCGACCAGGGCCTGGGCTTTCTCTTCGGCGTGGCGCGCGGCGTCCTCTTGGTGGCCATCGCCTATTTCGTCTATGAGACCGTGGTGACCAGCCAGGACATCCAGATGATCGACGACAGCCGCTCGGCCCGCGTCTTTGCCCAGCTCACCTCCAAGGTCGAGGACGGCAACCCCGAACAGGCGCTCGGCTGGATCACCCAGAAATACGAGGACCTGGTCAGCGCCTGCGACGCCCCGGCAGAGCCCGTCGACCCCCAGCCCACCGAAACGCAGCAGCAATAG